A region of Jannaschia sp. W003 DNA encodes the following proteins:
- a CDS encoding metal ABC transporter substrate-binding protein, translating into MRLAVILAAALGLATPAAAADFKVATTFTVIADMARNVAGDAAEVVSITRPGAEVHGYQPTPRDILGVRDADLVLWNGLNLELWFEQFFRNLRDVPQAVISEGIEPLAITGGTYDGLPNPHAWMGLDNALVYVDNIAAALAEHDPDNAEAYRANAETYKAEIAATIGPLRDAIRALPEEDRWLVTSEGAFSYLARDYGLRELFLWPINSDVQGTPQQVRAVIDAVRSNDIKAVFSESTISPDAAMQVARETEAEYAGVLYVDSLSEADGPVPTYLDLLRVTSETILAGLSR; encoded by the coding sequence GATCGCCGACATGGCCCGCAACGTCGCCGGCGACGCCGCCGAGGTTGTCTCGATCACCCGCCCCGGCGCCGAGGTCCACGGCTACCAGCCCACCCCCCGCGACATCCTCGGCGTGCGCGACGCGGACCTCGTCCTGTGGAACGGCCTGAACCTGGAGCTATGGTTCGAGCAGTTCTTCCGCAACCTTCGGGACGTGCCCCAAGCCGTTATTTCCGAAGGCATCGAGCCGCTCGCCATCACGGGGGGCACCTATGACGGCCTCCCCAACCCCCACGCCTGGATGGGTCTCGACAACGCGCTGGTGTACGTCGACAACATCGCCGCCGCGCTGGCCGAGCACGACCCCGACAACGCCGAGGCCTACCGTGCCAACGCCGAGACCTACAAGGCCGAGATCGCCGCCACCATCGGCCCCCTCCGCGACGCCATCCGCGCCCTGCCCGAGGAGGACCGTTGGCTCGTCACCTCCGAGGGCGCCTTCAGCTACCTCGCCCGAGACTACGGCCTGCGCGAGCTATTCCTCTGGCCCATCAACAGCGACGTGCAGGGCACCCCCCAGCAGGTCCGCGCAGTGATCGACGCCGTAAGATCGAACGATATCAAGGCGGTGTTCAGCGAGTCCACCATCTCGCCGGACGCCGCGATGCAGGTCGCGCGCGAGACCGAAGCCGAGTACGCGGGCGTCCTCTACGTCGACTCCCTGTCCGAGGCGGATGGCCCCGTGCCCACCTACCTCGACCTCCTGCGCGTCACCTCCGAGACCATCCTCGCGGGCCTCTCGCGATGA
- a CDS encoding manganese/iron ABC transporter ATP-binding protein: MSEGIDARGLTVTYPGGVTALRDATFTLPTGTIAGLVGVNGAGKSTLFKALMGFLPVREGSVTMLGRSVAQALKENLVAYVPQAEEVDWSFPVLVRDVVMMGRQGRMGLLRRPSEADRRAVAAALARVSMTDYASRQIGQLSGGQKKRVFLARALAQEGRVILLDEPFTGVDVKTEEAIVKLLKEMRDEGRVMLVSTHNLGSVPEFCDRVVLVKGTVLAAGPTDEVFTAANLKRAFGGVLRRYDLGGADLHDDDDARRVTVLTDDERPFVIYGDRDE, translated from the coding sequence ATGAGCGAGGGCATCGACGCCCGCGGCCTCACGGTCACCTATCCCGGCGGCGTCACCGCGCTGCGCGACGCCACCTTCACCCTGCCCACCGGCACCATCGCCGGCCTCGTCGGCGTGAACGGCGCCGGAAAGTCTACGCTCTTCAAGGCGTTGATGGGCTTCCTTCCGGTGCGCGAGGGCTCCGTCACCATGCTCGGCCGCTCGGTCGCACAGGCGCTCAAGGAGAACCTCGTCGCCTACGTCCCCCAGGCTGAGGAGGTGGACTGGAGCTTTCCGGTCCTCGTCCGCGACGTGGTGATGATGGGCCGCCAGGGCCGCATGGGCCTCCTGCGCCGCCCTTCCGAGGCCGACCGCCGCGCCGTCGCAGCCGCCCTCGCCCGCGTCTCGATGACGGACTATGCGAGCCGCCAGATCGGCCAGCTCTCGGGCGGCCAGAAGAAGCGCGTCTTCCTCGCCCGCGCGCTCGCACAGGAGGGCCGGGTGATCCTGCTCGACGAGCCCTTCACCGGCGTCGACGTCAAGACCGAGGAGGCGATCGTCAAGCTTCTCAAGGAGATGCGCGACGAAGGTCGCGTGATGCTCGTCTCCACTCACAACCTCGGCTCGGTTCCCGAGTTCTGCGACCGCGTGGTGCTGGTGAAGGGCACCGTGCTCGCCGCCGGCCCCACCGACGAAGTGTTCACCGCCGCCAACCTCAAGCGCGCCTTCGGCGGCGTCCTGCGCCGCTACGACCTCGGCGGCGCCGACCTCCACGACGACGACGACGCCCGCCGCGTCACCGTGCTGACCGACGACGAGCGGCCCTTCGTGATCTACGGCGACCGCGATGAGTGA
- a CDS encoding metal ABC transporter permease has translation MNVLLEPLAYDYMRSAVWVSALVGATCAFLSAFLMLRGWSLIGDALSHSVVPGVAGAYMLGLPFALGAFISGGLAAAAMLLLTERSGLKADTVIGVIFTGFFGVGLFMASLSPVSVDLQTIVLGNILAITPGDRLQVVIVSAITLAILSWRWKDFLAVTFDPGHARAIGLNPRLWDALLFTLLAASTVAAMQTVGAFLVVALVVTPGATAYLLTDRFGHLIVIAVAMGAITCAVGAYLSYFVDGATGGVIVVLQTLVFALAFVFAPVHGLLARSR, from the coding sequence TTGAACGTGCTTCTGGAACCCCTCGCCTACGACTATATGCGCAGCGCCGTCTGGGTGTCCGCGTTGGTGGGCGCGACCTGCGCGTTCCTGTCGGCCTTCCTGATGCTCCGCGGCTGGAGCCTGATCGGCGACGCCCTTTCGCACTCCGTGGTCCCCGGCGTGGCCGGCGCCTACATGCTCGGCCTGCCCTTCGCCCTCGGTGCCTTCATCTCGGGCGGCCTGGCCGCCGCGGCCATGCTACTCCTGACCGAGCGGTCCGGCCTCAAGGCCGACACCGTGATCGGCGTGATCTTCACCGGCTTCTTCGGCGTCGGCCTCTTCATGGCCTCGCTGTCCCCCGTGTCGGTGGACTTGCAAACCATCGTGCTGGGCAACATCCTCGCCATCACGCCGGGCGACCGCCTGCAGGTGGTGATCGTCTCCGCCATCACGCTGGCCATATTGTCGTGGCGCTGGAAGGACTTCCTAGCCGTGACCTTCGACCCCGGCCACGCCCGCGCCATCGGGCTGAACCCGCGCTTGTGGGACGCGCTGCTGTTCACCCTGCTCGCCGCCTCCACCGTGGCCGCGATGCAGACCGTGGGGGCGTTCCTCGTGGTCGCCCTCGTCGTCACGCCCGGCGCCACCGCCTACTTGCTGACCGACCGCTTCGGCCACCTCATCGTGATCGCCGTGGCGATGGGCGCGATCACCTGCGCCGTGGGTGCGTACCTGAGCTACTTCGTCGACGGCGCCACGGGCGGCGTCATCGTGGTGCTGCAGACGCTGGTCTTCGCGCTCGCCTTCGTGTTCGCGCCGGTCCACGGCCTGCTGGCGCGGAGCCGCTGA
- a CDS encoding metal ABC transporter permease: METLALLWQLPFLRDATLAALLVALPCALLSPFLVLKGYSLIGDAISHAVLPGVALAYILGLPLIAGAFAAGMGSALLTGWLDRHSRVKRDTLMGVVFAGMFAAGLVLVAATPSDIHLEHILFGNLLGVEPHELWTAGAVAASVSLVIGLRWRDYLLHAFDLIQARAVGLRVGWMTNALLAMISAAVVAALGAVGIILVIALLITPGAVGFLVTRSFGAMLLASVATALLCTVAGLWLSVTLDSAPAATIVVVLTAAFLVALAWRSLRRRART, translated from the coding sequence ATGGAGACGCTCGCGCTCCTCTGGCAGCTCCCGTTCCTGCGCGACGCCACCCTCGCCGCGCTGCTGGTCGCGCTTCCTTGCGCGCTCCTGTCGCCGTTCCTCGTGCTCAAGGGCTACAGCCTGATCGGCGACGCCATCTCCCATGCCGTGCTGCCCGGCGTGGCGCTGGCCTACATCCTCGGCCTGCCGCTGATCGCAGGCGCCTTCGCCGCGGGCATGGGCTCGGCCCTGCTGACCGGCTGGCTCGACCGCCACAGCCGGGTGAAGCGCGACACGCTGATGGGCGTGGTCTTCGCGGGCATGTTCGCCGCCGGATTGGTGCTGGTCGCCGCGACCCCGTCCGACATTCACCTCGAGCACATCCTGTTCGGCAACCTCCTCGGCGTCGAGCCGCACGAGCTCTGGACTGCCGGCGCCGTGGCCGCCTCCGTGTCGCTGGTGATCGGACTGCGCTGGCGCGACTACCTGCTCCACGCCTTCGACCTGATCCAGGCGCGCGCCGTCGGCCTGCGCGTGGGCTGGATGACGAACGCGCTTCTGGCGATGATCTCGGCCGCCGTCGTGGCCGCCCTTGGCGCCGTGGGGATCATCCTCGTGATCGCCCTGCTGATCACGCCCGGCGCCGTGGGCTTCCTCGTGACCCGCTCGTTCGGGGCGATGCTGCTGGCCTCGGTCGCCACGGCGCTCCTCTGCACCGTCGCGGGGCTGTGGCTGTCGGTCACCCTCGACTCGGCACCTGCGGCGACGATCGTGGTGGTGCTGACCGCGGCCTTCCTCGTCGCGCTCGCCTGGCGCTCGTTGCGCCGGCGCGCGCGGACCTGA
- a CDS encoding DUF2948 family protein has protein sequence MTEDARFEDGAADRPLRLWAADADDLRVISALCQDAVLPASEMRWLASERRFAMLVNRFRWEDRAAEPERVRALLVASDVRRVRGQGVVPGDGDTVLSLLGLEWEAGEDGAGALVLTFAGDGVVRVEADCLDLRLHDVTKPYVAPSRRAPSHEA, from the coding sequence ATGACCGAGGACGCGCGATTCGAGGATGGGGCGGCCGACCGGCCCCTGCGGCTCTGGGCGGCGGATGCCGACGACCTGCGGGTGATCTCCGCGCTGTGTCAGGATGCGGTGCTGCCCGCCTCGGAGATGCGCTGGCTTGCGTCGGAGCGGCGCTTCGCGATGCTGGTGAACCGCTTCCGCTGGGAGGACCGCGCGGCGGAGCCGGAGCGGGTGCGCGCGCTGCTGGTGGCGAGCGACGTGCGCCGGGTGCGGGGACAGGGCGTGGTGCCCGGCGACGGCGACACGGTGTTGTCGCTGCTCGGGCTCGAGTGGGAGGCGGGCGAGGACGGCGCGGGCGCGCTAGTTCTCACCTTCGCCGGCGACGGGGTGGTGCGGGTCGAGGCCGACTGCCTGGACCTCCGGCTCCACGACGTCACGAAGCCCTACGTGGCCCCGTCTCGGCGTGCGCCGTCGCACGAGGCGTGA